One stretch of Danio rerio strain Tuebingen ecotype United States chromosome 6, GRCz12tu, whole genome shotgun sequence DNA includes these proteins:
- the LOC103911238 gene encoding serine/threonine-protein kinase pim-1 isoform X2, with translation MNIFDHYEVGNLLGQGGFGAVYEGRRVKDQYKPWSDGCLPMEVALLILANEGTRILQIIQLLDWNDKGDYYIMVLERPDPCKDLFNFFQTHGGRLDEELAQLVMWQAITATYVSCQRGVFHRDIKQENLL, from the exons ATGA ACATCTTTGACCACTATGAAGTTGGCAATCTGCTGGGTCAAGGAGGTTTTGGAGCTGTTTACGAAGGCCGGCGTGTGAAAGATCAATATAag CCATGGTCTGATGGTTGTCTCCCGATGGAGGTCGCCCTTTTAATTCTAGCAAATGAAGGCACAAGAATCCTCCAAATTATACAGCTGCTGGACTGGAATGATAAGGGGGACTATTATATCATGGTTCTGGAGCGGCCTGATCCCTGCAAGGACCTCTTCAATTTTTTCCAGACCCACGGAGGCAGACTCGATGAAGAACTGGCACAGCTTGTCATGTGGCAGGCAATAACAGCCACATACGTGAGTTGCCAGCGTGGTGTATTCCACAGGGACATTAAACAGGAGAACCTCCTATAA
- the LOC103911238 gene encoding uncharacterized protein isoform X1 produces MVSGYTCSSSPMKLQSALCLTALVMLLKLLVMQSASVMLQSALCLMESLMATKLQFTYTLTGALMPLKLQFASSLKGVLMLLKLQFVSSLTGALMLLKFQFISSLNEALMLLKLQFVSSLAGVLMLLKLQFVSSLNETSLTTMKLAICWVKEVLELFTKAGV; encoded by the exons ATGGTTTCAGGTTACACCTGC tcATCCTCACCCATGAAGCTCCAGTCAGCATTGTGTCTGACTGCATTAGTGATGCTCCTGAAGCTGCTGGTGATGCAGTCAGCATCAGTGATGTTGCAATCAGCATTGTGTCTGATGGAATCGCTGATGGCAACTAAGCTCCAGTTCACTTACACTCTGACTGGAGCGCTGATGCCGTTGAAGCTCCAGTTCGCTTCCAGTCTGAAAGGAGTGCTGATGCTGTTGAAGCTCCAGTTTGTTTCCAGTCTGACTGGAGCGCTGATGCTGTTGAAGTTCCAGTTCATTTCCAGTCTGAATGAAGCGCTGATGCTGTTGAAGCTCCAGTTCGTTTCCAGTCTGGCTGGAGTGCTGATGCTGTTGAAGCTCCAGTTCGTTTCCAGTCTGAATGAA ACATCTTTGACCACTATGAAGTTGGCAATCTGCTGGGTCAAGGAGGTTTTGGAGCTGTTTACGAAGGCCGGCGTGTGA